A region of the Gammaproteobacteria bacterium genome:
CGTCTGTAATCGAACGCAGGGCGTTCGATATGATCTCCAGACTGATGGGGTCGAGTCGGATCAATTGAGATCCTCCGTAAGGGTAATAAGGAGTGTCCCGGATTCATCGACTGTACCGACATCGCCTGGATACAGCAGAGTAGTCGCATCCAGTTGGGCAATCACGGCTGGGCCTGTCAGGATGTGACCGGCTCTAAGCTCGCTGCGCTCAAACACGGGGCAGTTCACGGGTTTATCGGAATGAAACACGACCTGACGTTCTCCAGCCATAACCGGTGCGGTATCTGATGGGTCCAGTTTGCGGTAATCTGCAAGCGGGGAGAGCCGACCGCGGGCAGTCAGCCGGATATTGATGATCTCGATTGGATCGTCCGGGTTGAAATAGCCATAGCTTCCTTCATGTGTCCTGAAGAACCGTTGCTGAAGATCGTCGACCACCAGCTCAGGCACCTGATTACCCGTTGTCTCAAGGGGTACCGCAAGTTCGAAATTCTGTCCCACATAGCGCATATCGAGCCGGAGTTGGATGGACCGGGTGTGATCCAGAATGCTTTCCTGTTCGAACCATTTTCGAGCCTGTAGGCTGAGCGAGTCGAGGATTTGCCTGATATGTTCGACGTTTCCCGCATTGACCTCGATTCGGCCGCTGTCAACAAAGTCCTCCAGCAGATCAGACACCACCAGGCCGTGCGCACAGATGATGCCCGGGGCCGGTGGAACCAGAATCTCTTGAATGCCCAGGTTGCGCGCAACATCCCTGGCGTGTAGTGGACCGGCCCCGCCAAACGGCATCAGACAGTATTCCCGGGGATCATGGCCGCGTTCTACCGATATGGTACGGATCGCTCGCACCATGTTGGCAACAACGATGTCGATCACGCCTTGAGCGGCGCGCAGACGGCTCACGTCAAGCGACTGTGCCAAGGTATCGAATGCCGAGTCCGCTGCTGCCTTGTCGAGTTTCATCGTCCCGCCCAGAAGACCATCTTCGCCGAGTCGACCCAGAAGCAGGTTGGCGTCAGTGACGGTCGACTGTGTGCCGCCGAGTCCGTAACAAGCCGGACCGGGATCTGCTCCCATGCTTTTCGGGCCAACCTTGAGCAGACCGTCACGGTCGATCCAGGCAACCGACCCACCGCCAGCACCCACGGTTTCGACATCAACCATCGGCATGCGAATGGGAAAGCCGCCAACTTCCCGGGAAAACACCGTGGGTACGCGCGCCTGGCGGATCAGCGCAACATCGGCACTGGTTCCACCCATATCCAGCGTAATAGCGTCCGATCGCTGTGCCGCAGTGGCGACATGTGCGGCGCCAACCACGCCTGCGGCCGGACCAGACAAAGCAGTGCGAACGGGAAGCCGCTGAGCCCGACCCACAGACATCAGGCCGCCACTGGACTGGTTGAGGCCAAAGCTGGCATTGGGAGCGGCGCTTTTGAGACCGCTGTCGAGATCAGTCATGTATTGCGCCATAACCGGCTGTAGGTAAGCGTTGAGAACGGTTGTTGAGAAACGTTCGAATTCGCGAAATTCAGGCTGAACTTCAGATGACGCACTGACCTCGATGTCTGGCAAAGACTGACGCAGTGCATCGGTAATTGCCCGTTCGTGTTCGGGGTTCTGAAACGCAAACAGAAAACACACGGCACAGGACTGAGGGTCGGCAGCGCGGACACAGTCGACTGCGCGCTCGATTTCATGCTGACTAAGCGGAGTCAGGACTTCTCCGCCAGCGGTGATTCTTTCGGATACTTCGATCCGTCGCGACCTTGGGACCAGGGCTGCAGGGTAATCCTGATAAAGGTCGAACATGTGCGGCCGGGTCTGGCGCCCGATATCGAGCAGGTCGGCAAAACCAGCGGTCGTCAGCAGCATGACATCACCGCCGCGCCGCTGCAGCAGGGCGTTGGTTGCCACGGTAGTACCATGCGAGAACTGGCGGAGTTCGGAGAGATCCAGGCTGTGTTCCCGGGCCAGTGTCTCAAGGCCATTGAGCACTGCATGGGCCGGATTCCCCGGTGTCGATGGAAACTTGCCCACATGAACTGCCCCGCTAGACTCGTCAACGGCAAAGAAATCTGTGAAAGTCCCACCTACATCTACACCTACAGTCCACACCATGCTTTGTCGCTCCGGAAAACCCTAACTCTCGCCGGAAGTATAATTGCAGTTATCTGCCACGTGCGTCTTAATACGAATGACCGACACGGATTCATCCAATATTCCTGAAGTCCGGGAACGCACGGCTTCTTCACTGCCCGTTGGCGGCCCTACAGAAGAAATCTGCACTTCGGAGTTGTTCGGTTTTAACAGCGCACTTCGTGTGCCTGCATTTGCCGTGTGTTCCGAACAGGTACCGGAGATCGATTCAACTTATTGTTTCACAGGGAACCACGATCTCTATACTGTCCGGTTTTATGCATAACTGGAGGGTAATATGATCAGCATCAACAAAACACATAGAGAGTTCTATTCACTTGATCTCGAAAATGGCTGGGAAGTACCGCAGGGTTACCCAGTCGGGATCGAGCAGAAAATACTTTCGGGTAGCTTGGATGAAGTCAATCGAACTGGCAGCCGGACTCGCCTACTGCGCTTCAAACCGGGTATCTATACCACCGCACCTTTCAATCACGAGTATTGGGAGGAGGTGTACCTAGTGTCGGGCGATCTGATTGTGGGTAATGACGAGGACGGTCAGGGCGGTGAGACTTTTGCAGCTAACACCTATGCCTGCAGACCGCCGGGTACTGATCATGGTCCGTTTAAATCCTGCAACGGTTGTTTGTTACTTGAGATTCACTACTTCGACTGACTGCGTTAGAAACTGCTGCGCACTTGCGGCCATTGCGTTTTCGGTCCCAAATCGAGTTTGTGCGTAGTGTGAAGAATGGGCAGCGTTCTTAGATCACGCAATGCCGGTATTGTGCAAGAAGGATAGAAACTCTTTCGCGACTGTTTGTGGTCGTTCGATCTGCATCATATGCGTCGTTGCAGTTATACATGAGTAGGGAAGACCCAACTCGACGTGCATTGCCCGATTGACAAAAGCGGGTGGCCAGGCACCTTCGATTTCCGGGTCAGCACCCAGAAACCTGACCGGACCCGTCAGTTCTGTCAGCTGGGCCCAGATATTCAGCTTAGCATTGTCGTCGTAGATTTGGGATTCGTAGGTGCTGGGACAGGTCAGTTCCCAACCAGTTGTATTCTGCGTTAGTGTTGCCGCGGCCATAAGTTGGTGGCTGCCGTTCTGCCAGCGATTCAGGCGTTTTGTTTCAATCAGAGTTTGTGTTAGTTCATTAGGACTGGAAAATCTGTGTGGTCGACTGACTGCCCAGTCCCTCAGCTTCAGTTCGAATGAATGGGCCAGTTGATACAACGCGTGTCCTGGTTCTGGTATCACAGGTGGATCAACTACTAGCAGCGCGTCCCAGCGCTGACCATGTTCAAGGTTCTGTAACAGGCCGGTAATCGCTGAAATCGAATGAAAAACCGCTACCGTCGGTTTAGCACCAAAGATCTGGGGAATATGGGTGTAAATAGTTTCGAAATCGAGTACAAAACGATTGATGTGGTGTGCCGCGAAGTTGTGGCGGGGATTTTGACCGTGGTTGCGAACATCAAAAACGACCACCTCAAAGCTGTCCAGAAACAGTTGCCAGAATGGATAGTACGCATCGACAGCGAATCCGTTTCCATGGCTGAGAAGCAGCCGCTGTTTCCCTTTGCTGTGACGGCGGAGACGGATGATGGCACCGTCATCCATGCTGATATCCACCGTTTGTGCAGGTGTCAAAATGTTGAAGGTCATCGTCTGCTATCTCAGGTCATGTTGGCCACGATCTTGCCTTTGGTCTGTCGGGCTAGCAAGCGGACCAGCAATCCATACGACCACTCGGTGATGAAACGATGGGCACGAGTCCGTTTTTTATGGGCAGCATAATTTGTTTTGTTCTGAGAAATATGTGTTGAATTACTCACTCTCTCCCTTGTACGAGGTTAGAACCATATTCTCCGGTACTTAATTTAGGTCATACAGCGCGGCATAAGTATTGATGATCTGGTCAAAAGTTGGATAGGAGGGGTGTCTCTCATTGTTTCATCCCCGACATAGATTACTTGGCCGTCTTTGAGATTGTCGCGATATTTTTTCCATGTTTGATCATGGCTGATTCCTAGATGTGGTGGCGTTGCCTTGGAGATCTATCGCTGCTTTGGCCCAGATTTGTCGAAAGTCTGATTAGAACCTGAATAAATTGTGAGTGGTGCTGTCCGTTGTTTGTCTCTAGATTGTCACGAAACCATAGCATTTTTCGCAGGTTGGGCCATTGGTTGGTCTGTAATGTACTGAAGGGTTTTTATTTTAGTTGAGTGGACTATTGTGTCGCTAACTTCGACGGCGCCTGCGTTGTGGTTGGCCATCGAACCCGAATTAGGCCATCCATGATAATTGTGAATCACCTTATAATTTGTTAATTGCTTACTGCTAACTGAATGCCGCGATGACTGGTCAACCCATCAAGAACGCCACAGAACACCTTCAGAGTCTGGTGGATGGCCGTGCCGTCTACCTTGATGGCCAAATGGTAGCCGATGTAACCCGCCACATCGCTTTTTGCCAGTCGGTGCGCACCGCAGCCGGTCTTTACGATTTCCAGGCGGATCCAAAAAATTCTGATCTGATGACTTTCGAATCGCCCACAAGCGGTCGTCGAGTGAACCGGGCCTGGCAGATGCCGACAACCTATGAAGAACTGGTCGCCCGGCGTCGGGCATTGGTGAGCTGGGCGGAACAGCATGCGGGTTTCATCGGACGCTCACCGGATCATCTGGCTTCGGCTATAACCGGCCAGTTGATGGGTCTGGACCTGTTCGAGGAATACGATCATCACAGGGCAAAAGCGTACTGGGATTACTATGTCTACGCCCGCGATAATGATCTGTATCTCACCTACGTGATCATCAATCCTCAGGTCGATCAGTCCAAATCGGCGATCGAACTCGAGAACAATAATCCAATGATGAAGATCGTGGACGAAGACAGTGAAGGGGTTACGGTTCGCGGGGCAAAAATGCTGGGTACCAGTGCCGTCATGGCGAACGAGGTGTTTGTCGCTCATCTGCAGCCGTTGCGTCCTGAAGACGTGGATTACGCCATATCGTTTGCAGTACCAATGAATATCCCGGGCTTGAAAGTTTTGTCACGCAAATCATATGAACAACATGCTGTATCGGAATTCGATAACCCGCTCGCTTTTCGCTACGACGAGAACGATGCCTTGATGTACTTTGACGATGTGAAGGTGCCGTGGGAGCGGATCTTCGTATATCGCGATCCCGAGATGTGCCGGCGGCAGTTCCATGACACCCCGGGACATATCTACCAGAACTATCAGGCCCAGATCCGACTCAGCGTCAAACTCAAGTTTCTAGTTGGACTGGCCCGTGATATCTGCGAGACCATCGGCACAGTCAAGATCCCTTCTGTAGCAGACTCGTTAGGTAGGATGGCAGCGCAGGCGGCAGCTGTGGAGAACATGATGCTTGGGATGGAGGTGAAGGGCCGACCGTGGGGTGAGTACTTCGTGCCCGACCGCCATGCCGTTTATGCTGCACTAACGTTGACACAGGAGCTTTATCCGCAGATGATCAACACGCTGCGCGAGTTGGCTGGAGGCGCCCTGATTATGTTGCCTTCTTCGTCGGCCGACTACGAAAACCCTGAGCTTGCGTCCATTTTTCAAAGTGTGCAGGTCTCGGCCGATGGACGCAGCGATAGAGACCGCGTCAAACTCCTAAAGCTGGCGTGGGATGCCGTCGGTTCAGAATTTGCCGGTCGCCACACGCAATATGAAATGTTCTATGCCGGTGCCCAGTTTGTGACTCGGGCGCACAGTATGCGCACCTATGACTGGGAAGGTGCAGCGTCTCTGGTATCAAACATTACCGGTCGTTACGACCTTGAAACCGGAGGTTCGAGTTGAGGTTTCTACGTGATACCTAGTCGAAATCAAGAACCATGGTGCAATAAACGCATCGAGTACCAATCCGAGTCGATTTCTGCTTCGGAGGTGCATGTGCCGGGAAGACCGTCGGATTCCGAGGGTGTTAAGGCACTGGCCGTGGCGGCGCACAAGAGATTTTTTTGACCTACCGGGGCTAGTTGCAGAGGGATCCCAACGCTCAGTCAGCGGATCCAAATACCGTGCGTTTTTCAATGGACTTCACGTCCGCTGGGCGTTCAAAGGGTTCCGGCGCGTTTTCACCGGGCATTCTGGGCCGCCCGACGGCTGAGAAAAAGTCCTTCAGCCCGCCAGGTGTGAGGACAAAGCAGAACCGCAGAGGGATATTGCCCTGGTTTATGAATTGATGCCGGCTACCGGGTGCCAAATACAAGATGGTACCGGTGTGCATTGGATGTACCTCGCCGTCGATCGTTGCGGTGCCATCACCTTCTAGTACGATGATCACTTCTTCGTGGTGGTCGTGGACGTGCTCTCGCACTGAGCATTCGGGGGCCACCTCCTGTATGCCGACATCGAATCCCGGGCCGTTGCTATTCACGGCTTGTGCTACTGCAAGTTCTACAAACCCGTTGGTCGGAACGGGTTGCCAGTAGCTTTCGCCTTCGTCGGGTTGTACGGCCCGACTTCTTTTTTCGGTCATCGTAGCAGAGGTCATAGTCAGGTGCGTCCCCAGCGCAGTACTCTGGAATCTTTGAATTCCGGTTTTCGCTTGGCGTGAAAGGATTCGACACCTTCCCTAAAATCATTGGAAGAACGGAGCCGGCCGTATGCGTTACCGTCGATGTCAATTCCAGCTTCTAGCGTCGTGTTTTGAGAAGCATTCAATACACGATTGATCGTGCGCTGGGACAACGGGGAGAATGTACGGAGTTCATCTACCAGTTTATCCAAGGTTGTTTCTAGCTGGCTGTCGTCGACACAATTGAGAACCATACCCCAGTCTTTGGCTTCGCTACCACTGACGCGTCGGGAACGAAACGTCATGTCCTTGGTCCTCTGAATTCCAATCATGTGCAGCAGACGTATTGAGCCAGCAGATCCGGGTATCTGAGCGATCCGTTGTTCAGGCAGCGTGCCGGTGCAGCAATATTAGTCGCGAGGTCCGATACCTCTTCAGGAGTGGATTCCAGGAAGCCCTGGATGTTGCCATGCGACGAAAAGTGTTCTCCTTCGGCAGGGGAGTGCGGTGACACGAATGCGTTCATCGCAGCTTAGCGCTTCAAAAGTCTGCCGCAGCTGTTCGCTGCGGCATGATGACAACACTCAACGGTGGGCGCTGTAGGACGATGTCGGCGTGCTCGCCGGAGGTATCGAGTGCAATCCTGAAGCCATCTGGGTTTTCGGGCAGACTCGTGGAAAGCGCTTGTTCGCCTTTGGACATAATCTATAGTTCTCTGGGTCACTGTCTCGGGCTAAGCTGTCTATGATACTGCGCCTAGGGTTTATCGGGTGAGTACAGGCATCGACCCAAAACTGGCACAATATCGAATCACTGTAATGAAGTGGACCAGGCTATCTGTCCTGGACGTATCTTGAAGATTATCGGCTTAAGGAGAAGATCGTATGGCCAAGGGGTACTGGATTGCGCGGGTCGATGTTTCTGACATGGAAGCCTATCAGCAATATGTTCAGGCCAATGCGGCACCATTTGCTCAATTCAATGCCCGTTTTCTCGTGCGTGGCGGTGAACAGGAAGTGCCTGAGGGGACAGCACGTTCACGAAATGTAGTCATCGAATTCGACAGCTACCAGGCGGCGCTTGATTGCTATCACTCATCCGAATACCAATCCGCAAAAGCCCTGCGAGCCGATGCTGCGGAGTCGGATCTGGTGATTATCCAAGGTTACGCTGGCAACCAGCCGGGTGACTGAAGCCTGTATCTCAGGATCGATCGGGAGCGTGGTCGTCGCGGGCAGGTGTATGGACAAGTCGGTATTCCGCTGGTCTAAATAAATTTTCACTGACAGGTGACAGTGATGGAGTGTCGAAACGTAGTGGTTGTTGGAGCAGGCACCATGGGTCGGGGAATTGCTCACGTTGCCGCACTGGCCGGTTACCAGACCTGGCTGACCGACGTGGATGAAAGCACGCTGCAGAAAAGTCTTACCGAAGTCGAACACGATCTTGCAGCTGCCGTAGCGCGTGGCAAGATCTCCGAGGTACAGCGATCAGCAGCGCTATCGCGGCTTGAGCTGGCGACCGATCTGGATTCTGTTGTCCACACGTGTGATCTCGTCATTGAAGCTGTGCCGGAACGTATGGACCTCAAGCAGGAGGTCTTCAGCCGCATCAGTCATCAGGCGGCGGACCACAGCATTCTGGCGACCAATACATCGTCGCTCAGTGTTTCTGAGATTGCCAGCAGCAGTCGCTTGCCGGAACGGGTTGTCGGCATGCATTTCTTCAATCCGCCGCACAAGGTCAGGTTACTGGAGATCATCCGTGCAGATCAGACGTCAGAACAGGTGGTCGAAGCTGTCCGGGAAATTGGTCTGCGCATGAATCGTGAACTGGTGGTTGTGAACGATTCTCCCGGCTTTGCAAGCTCTCGCCTGGGGATAGCGCTGGGCATGGAGGCGATCCGGATGGTAGAGCAGGGTGTCGCAGCGCCCGAGGATATCGATGCGGCAATGGTTCACGGATACCGTCACCCGATCGGCCCATTACGACTGGGCGATCTCGTTGGACTCGATATCCGGCTGGCTGTGGGTGACTATCTTTGTCGTGAACTGGGCGAAGAACAGTTCAGGCCACCGGCGCTTCTGAGGAAGATGGTGGCAGAGGGAAAACTCGGCCGGAAAAGCGGCGAAGGGTTTTACATCTGGACTGATCAGGCTTGACGATGCGTATCGACGCAGACATTCAGAGAGGTTTTGCGTTAGAAGATTTTCTGTAGTGACAGGGCTGCTGCAAGGTTAGATACGGTCAGTTTTCCTTGGGTCATTAGCACCATCGCCGAGCCCGGCTTGTCGAGTATCTGTTCGAAAGCTGCCTCTGAGCAAGTGATCGTACAGTCGGGATTGTCATGCGGTCCGGTCAAAACTGAGCCCTCTCCAACGGTCAGATCAACATGCCACGATCCCAAGCCGTCAATATCAAACTGAAAGATCTGATCGACCTTGCCCGCAAGGTCCGGATGGGCAGAGAGTTTCTGTGGTAGGTAATCGGTAAAAAAAGAAGTCGTCTTTGACATTAGATCAAGCCCGCGGATTGTTTCAGCGAAAGTTGAGTGAGTACGCGAAATATAATTTAAAAGAAAAAGTTTTCATACTTGTTTTGTATCGTTGTCTTGCAGCGTTCTGGTGCAATTTTATAGCGTCAGGCGTGGGTCTAAATTGTCTGTTCAGTAGGTAACGGCTACGATGGTGCATGATGGTAAGATGTTACTCACTTAACCTGACAGGACTATATGATGGACGAAGATGCCAAGAAAACTGCATTGAGAATGATCCCCTATGGGCTGTATGTTCTGACCGCTGAAGACAAAGATCAGAATATTTCGACCGCCTCGGTCAACGGGGTCACCCAGGCATCGTTCAAACCCCCGCTCGACCAAACTTGAATTTCTGGCCACCGTCATGAGTTCGCTGACTCAGCGATTGCAGGCCTGTTATGCCAGTGCGGTTCATGATGTGCTGCGCCAGATGGGTCATGACAACTGTGTACTGCCTTCTAACCTGATTGCGCTTGATCCCACCCAGCAACTGGCTGGAGAGATCTACACCATTTCGGGGCACATCGATCGGACGCTCAGCCGGCACCAGAGTCTGTTGGCCTGGGCCCAGGTGCTGTCCCGTGTCCCAGGCGGCAAGGTGTTGGTCTGCCAGCCGAATACCAAGGAAATTGCGCTGATGGGGGAGCTGTCCGCCCGGGCCCTGATGGTCAAAAACACCCTCGGTTATGTCGTGGATGGCCGGTGCCGGGACACGGATTTCATCCTCGAAATGGGCTTTCCTGTTTTCTGTGATCTCAACACGCCAGCCGATATCGTGGAGCGCTGGACCTATGATCGCCTGGGTGAACCCATAACCATCGGATCTGTGACCATCGTCAGTGGTGATTATCTGATGGCTGACCGGGATGGGATTGTCGTCATACCGGCATCGGTTTGTGAGGAAGCGGTCAGTCAGACCGAACAGGTGATGTCGACGGAAAGTGAAATGCGCGATGCCATTCTGGGTGGGATGGATCCCGAACAAGCCTACCTGAAGTACCGCAAATTCTAGCGTTTCCAGTCGCTAACGAGTCCATTGCCCGATACCAGGGAATCGTCAAATTATGACACAGAACTTTGAATATTGTACAAAATTCTGTAACATATACAATGTACACAGTCTTCTGGAGACTACGCATGAGCAATACCCCAGAACCGTCTGAATCTGCCGTAGACACGCACAGCGCAGATCTCGAACGGGGGTTCCTGGCCAAGATCGAATCCGAAACCAAGATCGAGCCCAAGGACTGGATGCCGGATGCTTATCGCAAGACGCTGATCCGACAGATCGCGCAGCACGCACATTCCGAGGTTGTCGGAATGCAGCCTGAAGGCAACTGGATCACACGTGCACCCACGCTGCATCGCAAGATCGGGTTATTGGCCAAGGTGCAGGATGAGTGTGGTCACGGTTTGTACCTTTACAGTGCAACCGAGACGCTGGGAACTACCCGAGAAGAACTGGTAACGGCCCTGCATGAAGGCCGCATGAAATACTCGAGTATTTTCAACTACCCCACACTGACCTGGGCAGATATCGGGGCGATCGGTTGGTTGGTTGACGGTGCTGCCATCGTTAACCAGATCAGTCTGTGTCGGACTTCCTATGGGCCTTATGCTCGGGCAATGGTCAGGATCTGTAAGGAGGAGAGTTTTCACCAGCGCCAGGGGTACGGCATCATGGTCACCCTCGCCGAAGGCACTGCTGATCAGAGGGCGATGGCTCAGGATGCACTGAATCGCTGGTGGTGGCCTTCACTCATGATGTTCGGACCGCACGACAGCGATTCCGCGCATACCCGGTCCTCCACCGCCTGGAAGATCAAGCGTCAGAGCAATGATGAACTGCGCCAGCGCTTTGTCGATATCACGGTACCGCAAGCAGAACACCTCGGGCTGAACCTACCCGATCCTGACCTACGATGGAACGCCGACCGTGGTCACTATGATTTTGGCGAGATCGACTGGGATGAATTCTGGCGGGTGGTTAAAGGGGGCGGACCCTGTCATCTGCAGCGTATGGCAACGCGCAAAGCAGCCCATGAAAATGGCCGCTGGGTTCGTGAGGCTGCGGCTACTTATGCACAGAAACAGGGTGCCGATCAGCAAGCGGCGTAAACCTGCTAACCGTACACCGATACAGAGAGAGGATCACCATGACCAATGCACCGGACCAGTGGCCACTGTGGGAGGTCTTTGTCCGAACTAAGCGCGGCCTCAATCATCAGCACACCGGCAGTCTGTATGCCGCCGATGCCAAGATGGCCCTTGAAAATGCCCGTGATCTCTACACCCGACGGCAGGAGGGGATCAGCATCTGGGTTGTTCCGGCGACTGACATCACGGCGTCCTCACCCGAGGATGAAGGTTCGTTCTTCGAGCCGGCGGAAGACAAGGTTTATCGTCATCCAACGTTCTATCCTGTACCCGATGGTGTGGAAAACCTGTGACCAAAAAAATAGACACTGATTCATCCCGCTTCGAACTGCTCACACGTCTGGGTGACAACGTCCTGATCATGGGCCACCGGTTGTCTGAATGGTCAGGAGATGCGCCGACCCTAGAAGAGGACATGGCACTGTCGAATATCGCACTGGATCTGATCGGACAGGCCCGGCTGTGGTTGACCGCTGCCGTAATGGAAGAGGGCGCTGGGCGTACTGAGGATGACCTGGCCTATCAACGCGATGTTCGGGACTGGCATAACCTGCACCTGGTCGAACTGCCAAACGGCGACTTCGGCAGGACGATGTTACGCCAATACTTCTTTGACGCCTATCATCTTCTGTTGTTGGAAGGTCTGAGCAAAGGCTGCGATCGGGAAATTTCCGGGATCGCGGCTAAATCACTCAAAGAGGTGCGTTACCACCTGCGACACAGCAGTGGCTGGGTGGTGCGCCTGGGTGACGGCACGCAAGAGAGTCACAACCGGATGGTGAACGCCCTGGAAATCTGCACGCCGTGTGTGCCGGAACTCTTTGAGGTGGATGAAGTTTACCGCTCGCTGGAAGCCCGGGATCTCGTTCCGGCAATGAATGATCTCCAAGCGCAATGGGAGCGGCAGGTGCACGCCGTATTGTCTGAAGCCACGTTGAGTATGCCCGAGATCACCAATCCGATGAGCGGTGGGCGAGTTGGTCTGCACAGTGAGCACCTGGGCTATCTGCTTGCCGAGATGCAGTTCCTGCAGAGGGCATACCCGGGAGCCACATGGTGAGTACGGCGGGTGAAAACACCCGTTTGCGGGTGCTTGAGGCGCTGGATAGCGTCTACGACCCCGAGATTCAGACGGTCAGTATTCGCGATCTGGGGATCGTCCGGGCTGTTGACGTGTGTGACGAAGGGGGAAACATCCAGGTGCAGGTGATGATCACGCCAACCTATTCAGGCTGTCCGGCAATGCGAGTGATCGAACAGGACATCCATGAGGCTCTTGGGCGGGCTGGCATCGACCAGGTCGCTGTTGAGCAGGTGTTGTATCCGCCCTGGACAACCGACTGGATCACTGATCGAGGACGCAGGCATCTGCTTGCAAGCGGGATTGCGCCCCCGGCGTGTCGTGCCTGCGAGGCAGGTCCGATGGAGTCTGGTATCAGTTGTCCCCGATGCGGTTCCGACCAAACCCGTGTGCTCTCCGGTTTCGGCGCAACAGCGTGCAAGGCATTGTGGCGTTGTGACAGCTGCCTCGAGCCGTTTGACTACTTTAAACCGCATTAGCCACCGTGCGCTTCCACGCTCTCTCGGTGACTGAAGTACGGTCGGAAACAGACGACACGGTGTCTGTTGCGTTCGAAGTACCAGAACAGCTTCGTAACGAGTACCGGTTTGAGCAAGGACAACACCTGACGCTGCGCCGAACTTTAAGCGGTACCGAGATTCGTCGGTCTTATTCGA
Encoded here:
- a CDS encoding hydantoinase/oxoprolinase family protein, which codes for MVWTVGVDVGGTFTDFFAVDESSGAVHVGKFPSTPGNPAHAVLNGLETLAREHSLDLSELRQFSHGTTVATNALLQRRGGDVMLLTTAGFADLLDIGRQTRPHMFDLYQDYPAALVPRSRRIEVSERITAGGEVLTPLSQHEIERAVDCVRAADPQSCAVCFLFAFQNPEHERAITDALRQSLPDIEVSASSEVQPEFREFERFSTTVLNAYLQPVMAQYMTDLDSGLKSAAPNASFGLNQSSGGLMSVGRAQRLPVRTALSGPAAGVVGAAHVATAAQRSDAITLDMGGTSADVALIRQARVPTVFSREVGGFPIRMPMVDVETVGAGGGSVAWIDRDGLLKVGPKSMGADPGPACYGLGGTQSTVTDANLLLGRLGEDGLLGGTMKLDKAAADSAFDTLAQSLDVSRLRAAQGVIDIVVANMVRAIRTISVERGHDPREYCLMPFGGAGPLHARDVARNLGIQEILVPPAPGIICAHGLVVSDLLEDFVDSGRIEVNAGNVEHIRQILDSLSLQARKWFEQESILDHTRSIQLRLDMRYVGQNFELAVPLETTGNQVPELVVDDLQQRFFRTHEGSYGYFNPDDPIEIINIRLTARGRLSPLADYRKLDPSDTAPVMAGERQVVFHSDKPVNCPVFERSELRAGHILTGPAVIAQLDATTLLYPGDVGTVDESGTLLITLTEDLN
- a CDS encoding cupin, which codes for MSINKTHREFYSLDLENGWEVPQGYPVGIEQKILSGSLDEVNRTGSRTRLLRFKPGIYTTAPFNHEYWEEVYLVSGDLIVGNDEDGQGGETFAANTYACRPPGTDHGPFKSCNGCLLLEIHYFD
- a CDS encoding alpha/beta hydrolase; this encodes MTFNILTPAQTVDISMDDGAIIRLRRHSKGKQRLLLSHGNGFAVDAYYPFWQLFLDSFEVVVFDVRNHGQNPRHNFAAHHINRFVLDFETIYTHIPQIFGAKPTVAVFHSISAITGLLQNLEHGQRWDALLVVDPPVIPEPGHALYQLAHSFELKLRDWAVSRPHRFSSPNELTQTLIETKRLNRWQNGSHQLMAAATLTQNTTGWELTCPSTYESQIYDDNAKLNIWAQLTELTGPVRFLGADPEIEGAWPPAFVNRAMHVELGLPYSCITATTHMMQIERPQTVAKEFLSFLHNTGIA
- a CDS encoding 4-hydroxyphenylacetate 3-monooxygenase, with protein sequence MTGQPIKNATEHLQSLVDGRAVYLDGQMVADVTRHIAFCQSVRTAAGLYDFQADPKNSDLMTFESPTSGRRVNRAWQMPTTYEELVARRRALVSWAEQHAGFIGRSPDHLASAITGQLMGLDLFEEYDHHRAKAYWDYYVYARDNDLYLTYVIINPQVDQSKSAIELENNNPMMKIVDEDSEGVTVRGAKMLGTSAVMANEVFVAHLQPLRPEDVDYAISFAVPMNIPGLKVLSRKSYEQHAVSEFDNPLAFRYDENDALMYFDDVKVPWERIFVYRDPEMCRRQFHDTPGHIYQNYQAQIRLSVKLKFLVGLARDICETIGTVKIPSVADSLGRMAAQAAAVENMMLGMEVKGRPWGEYFVPDRHAVYAALTLTQELYPQMINTLRELAGGALIMLPSSSADYENPELASIFQSVQVSADGRSDRDRVKLLKLAWDAVGSEFAGRHTQYEMFYAGAQFVTRAHSMRTYDWEGAASLVSNITGRYDLETGGSS
- a CDS encoding cupin domain-containing protein codes for the protein MTEKRSRAVQPDEGESYWQPVPTNGFVELAVAQAVNSNGPGFDVGIQEVAPECSVREHVHDHHEEVIIVLEGDGTATIDGEVHPMHTGTILYLAPGSRHQFINQGNIPLRFCFVLTPGGLKDFFSAVGRPRMPGENAPEPFERPADVKSIEKRTVFGSAD
- a CDS encoding DUF1330 domain-containing protein, with protein sequence MAKGYWIARVDVSDMEAYQQYVQANAAPFAQFNARFLVRGGEQEVPEGTARSRNVVIEFDSYQAALDCYHSSEYQSAKALRADAAESDLVIIQGYAGNQPGD
- a CDS encoding 3-hydroxyacyl-CoA dehydrogenase family protein, whose protein sequence is MECRNVVVVGAGTMGRGIAHVAALAGYQTWLTDVDESTLQKSLTEVEHDLAAAVARGKISEVQRSAALSRLELATDLDSVVHTCDLVIEAVPERMDLKQEVFSRISHQAADHSILATNTSSLSVSEIASSSRLPERVVGMHFFNPPHKVRLLEIIRADQTSEQVVEAVREIGLRMNRELVVVNDSPGFASSRLGIALGMEAIRMVEQGVAAPEDIDAAMVHGYRHPIGPLRLGDLVGLDIRLAVGDYLCRELGEEQFRPPALLRKMVAEGKLGRKSGEGFYIWTDQA
- a CDS encoding SCP2 sterol-binding domain-containing protein — protein: MSKTTSFFTDYLPQKLSAHPDLAGKVDQIFQFDIDGLGSWHVDLTVGEGSVLTGPHDNPDCTITCSEAAFEQILDKPGSAMVLMTQGKLTVSNLAAALSLQKIF
- a CDS encoding flavin reductase family protein is translated as MDEDAKKTALRMIPYGLYVLTAEDKDQNISTASVNGVTQASFKPPLDQT